In the Phytoactinopolyspora mesophila genome, CGGCAGCCACATCGGCGGCAACGTGAAGGACTGCGCGGGCGTGCGCAGTGACGTGCTGAACGCCCATACCAGCGGGGCCAGCATGAGCACGGCCGCCCCGATGAGCAGCACCAGGACGAGGTAGCGCGTGACCCGGTTGTCCGGTTTTCCCGGCCGACCGGGGCGGCGGCGCAGCGTTCGCCGGCCCGACGGCGCCCCGGTGGACGCAGCTCCCGGTTCCGCCCAGGCGTCAGCGGCCCGGGACTGGGACGTGTTGAGCGCCATGTCGGCCTCCTACTGGTAGTGGACCCAGCGGTTGCTGAGGCGGAACTGGACCGCTGTCAGCAACATGATCACTGCGAACAGGACGACGGATATGGCCGCGCCGTACCCCAGGTCGAGGTTGCGGAAGGCCGCGTCGTAGATCGCCATGACGACGGTGCGGCTGGAATCGCCCGGTCCGCCCTGGGTCATGACGAAAGGCTGGTCGAAGACCTGCATGGCGCTGATGAACCCGATGACGCTGGCGACGAGCAGCGACGGGCTCATCAGCGGGACGATGACGCGACGTAGCCGGGTCCATCCGCGGGCACCGTCGAGGTCGGCGGCGTCCAGGACGTCCTGCGGGAGGTTGGCGACGCCGCCCAGCAGGATCAGGAACGTGAACCCGAGCTGATGCCAGACGAAGGCGAGCGCCACGGCGACGAGCGCCCACCGCGATGAGTTCAGCCAGGCGATCGGTTCGATTCCGAGCAGACCCAGGTAATAGTTCACGATCCCGAAGCTCTCGCTGAACATATAGCTGAGCACGATCGAGATCGACGCCGCCGACGTGAGCAGCGGGAAGACGTAGGACGCCCGGAGGAGTGTCCGCAGCCAGTTCGGCATCCGTCGCTGCAGCCCCAAGGCGAGGAAGAGGGCAAGCGACAACTGCAGGGCCACGGCGAGTACGACGAATACGGCGGTATTGACGAAGGTCGTCAGTAGGCGCGCGTCGCCAATGAGCCGCGTGTAGTTGTCCAGGCCGATGAATTCGGGCGGCCTGATCATGTTCCACCGGAACAGGCTCAGCACAAGGGACGCCACGATGGGGATCGCCACGAACACGGCGATGCCGCCGAGGCTGGGTAGCAGGAAGAGATAGCCCAGCGCGGCGCGCCGCCGCCGGACTCCATGGAGGCTGTCCGCCGCGAACGCCCGCGTGAGCGGGCTTCGTGGCGCGGGTGCGAGATCAGGTGTCATCGTTTCGGTCCCGCCGTCACGTCAGTACTGGTCGCCGTAGTCGGCGACGATCTGTTCGAGCTCCAGCTGCAAGCTGTCCATGGCCTCCTGGGGGGTCTTCTCCCCGTTCATGGCCTGCTGTGTCCAGCGGACGAATGCCTCCGTCATCGGGTTAGCAACCGGTGGCGCGGGGATGGGCGCGGTGTCGGGGTGGTCGTCGAGCGTGGCGTAGAAGATCGCCGAGTTGGACGGGCCGGTGCTGGCGTAGCGCTCGTCGGTCACCATCGACCTGCGGACCGGAGTGGTGACGTTGCCCTCGAACTCCGGGCGCAGCTCCATGACCTCGCGCTTAGCAGTGTGCTTCATCCACGCCCACGCGGCCTCCGGGTTCGCGGTGTCGGCCGCTATCGCGAAACCGGCCGTGCCGAACTGGTGCCGCTGGCTCTGCCACGCGGGAAAGAGCTGGACGTCGAAGTCGTCAGGCTCCAGGCCGGCCTCGGCGAGACCGCCGGCCCAGAAGCCACCAGCGGGTGTCATGCCGAGCTC is a window encoding:
- a CDS encoding carbohydrate ABC transporter permease; amino-acid sequence: MTPDLAPAPRSPLTRAFAADSLHGVRRRRAALGYLFLLPSLGGIAVFVAIPIVASLVLSLFRWNMIRPPEFIGLDNYTRLIGDARLLTTFVNTAVFVVLAVALQLSLALFLALGLQRRMPNWLRTLLRASYVFPLLTSAASISIVLSYMFSESFGIVNYYLGLLGIEPIAWLNSSRWALVAVALAFVWHQLGFTFLILLGGVANLPQDVLDAADLDGARGWTRLRRVIVPLMSPSLLVASVIGFISAMQVFDQPFVMTQGGPGDSSRTVVMAIYDAAFRNLDLGYGAAISVVLFAVIMLLTAVQFRLSNRWVHYQ